The genome window TTAAAAAAATCGCCATAAATAATCAGTTAAGATCAATTAAATTGCCACTTTAACTTTATAATTTAAATGGCGGTGGCTGATCTCGATAGAATGCTTGCATCGCTTCATGAGTTATAATTTGCTCACTATCACTTGCAATCATGAAGGCTTTGCGAGCCTGTTGCCATGGTTCTTCTGAATTTATAATTTCGCTTAACTTTTCACTATTGTATTTTCCATAATAGCTAAGTACTGCCATTATAAAATCGGCATCGTTTTCAACGACCTTTTTTGCATCACCCAAAGGCCATTGTGAAACCATAAAAAGTCGGTGGTGTTCTTTAAACAATTCATAAACAATTGGACCAAAAGCCCACGCGAGAATTTTTTCTTGATAAAGTGGTTTACCACGTAAAGTGATATGCCAGGCTTGTAAATAATACATTAGCCTTTGCAGTTTCATGGTTGACATGGCACCCTGATTTTGCAGAATGTATGCCGCAATATCGTGTATGTTAGTCATTATTAGTAACCCTCCCCAAGTTATTTTTATCTTACAGCGGTGCGTTTAATTTGGATAAAAATTTACCATAAACAATTCGGATGAAGCTCACGGATCTCAGGGTCGCAAGTAATAAGTGTAGCATTAGCTAATTGGCTTTGTGCTATAAGCATTCGGTCAAAGGGATCACCATGTTCGGTTGGCAGCAGACCTGCTCGCACCGCATGCTCTGGCCTTATATCAAGACTATTAAAGCCCCAGGTTTTATGCAAAGCAGGATATCGGTTTAAATATTCTTCACAGCCGATAAGTTTGCCTTTGCGTTGTTTAATGGCAATTTCCCATAAAGTGGCAGTGCTCACTAAGATAATATTTTGTATCTCAAGAATTATTGCTTTGGCCCGCCTACTAAGATTTTTATCGTCATTTATCCACCATAATAAAGCATGAGTATCTAATAAATATATTTGATTCATCCCCAATTGCTTTCATCATCGTTAGTAATCGGCCCAGTAATATCGCCTTTAATCTGACCTTTAAATGTACCAGGGCGTCGGTCGATATTACTATTAATTGGCACAATACGCGCATAATCACGCCCAGATTTTGCCACTATTACTTCATCACCACTATGAGCACGCTCAAGTAACTTAGAAAAATGCGTTTTGGCTTCGTGAATATTTGCGCGATAGACCATAATTCTAGACTAAGTCATAAATTATAGTCATGTCAAGACATAGTGCAATTGATTGTTCAAATATTGCCCTATTGACCTCGCTAGTTACAAATGCACATGTTGATTTGCAATGACGATTAAAAAAATTATTAAAACATTAATTTTTGCTTGCGCTTACGCCTTTGGCTTTTTGTCTTTGCAAATTGCTAATGCAACCCCTGGCACTTACCAAAAAAATAACGTCGTCATTGCGCAAGCGGGGCAAAAAAATGACAAGGCGAAAGTAGAGGTTCTGGATTCCCGCTTTCGCGGGAATGACGGGAAAAATGAAGGCGGGAATGACAAAGAAAATGTATGCGATAAAAATAGTGTCAGAAAAAACGAAGAAGATATCCAAAAGCAACCCTTCATGATCACCGCTGTTGGTGACGTACAACTTGGACGTGCGTGGCCTGAAGCTAAAGCTGCGCTACCGCCTGATGGTCCTAATACCATTTTGCAATTTGTACGCGAATTACTAATTAACGATGGCCTTACCTTCGGCAATCTCGAAACCGCCTTAGCTGACAGTGGCGATAGCAACAAATGCCGGCGGGGCTCAAAAGTTTGCTATGCTTTTCGTGCCCCAAGCTCTTATGCAGCCACGCTTGGGGCTAACGGTTTTGAAGTCATGAGCAATGCCAATAATCATGCTGGTGATTTTGGTGAAGCCGGTCGCCAAGCCACCCGTGAAGCTTTAACCAAGGCCAATATTGTTTGGGCGGCAGGCGTCGATGAAATAGCTTCATTTACCCATCAAGGTAGGCGTGTGGTGCTAATTGCTTTTGGCTATGGCGCCAATATGAATCAGGTACAAAATATTGAGGCCGCTATTGCCTTGGTCACCCGCGCCCGCCAAAATCATGATATCGTCATAGTCTCAATGCATGTAGGCGCTGAAGGCAGCCGAGCCAATCATGTCACAAAAAAGCGTGAAATATTTTTAGGTGAAGACCGCGGTAACTCTTATGCCTTTGCCCATGCCGTAATCGATGCGGGCGCTCACCTGGTAATAGGGCATGGCCCTCATGTTTTACGAGCATTTGAAATATACCGTGGTCATCTTATAGCTTATTCACTGGGTAACTTTAGTGCTTGGTATAGCTTTAATTTATCTGGACCATTAGGCATTAGTGGCATATTGCAAGCCCAACTTGATAAAGATGGCAAGTTATTAACAGCTCAACTATTGCCAGTTTCACTTGATGGTGGTGGCATACCTAAGCCTGATCCACAAAAACGTGCGATTAAAATTATTCGTCAATTATCCCAAGCTGATTTTGGTAATCCGGTTATTGATGAAAATGGCCTTTTTAAACCATAAAAAATACCGCAAATCATAAAAATCGTCGTTGACCCATACGATCACGGTGTGCATACTTCACCGCCACAGTGAACATTATCCACGAAAGCTCAGATACCGTCCGCGCCTTTATGGAGGCTGAAGACATCGCTCGACGCGCTGCCCAACCTCCTTCAAGTGTCCATTTATTATTAGCTTTATTCACCTTTCCGAATCGCGCCCAGGTTTTACTCGAAGAACGTGGTCTTGATGAAGACCTCATCTTACGCGAAATTCGCGTGCTTGAAGACGAACCTCGCGGTAGTTTATCGCAACTTCGTGAAAGAGCTAAAGAAATTGCCCGAGGCACTAGTTCAAAAGATGTCGATTGTTTACATATTCTTATTGCTTTAACCCGTATGCGCGATTCCTTCGCTTATCATTTGTTAGAACGCACCAATACTTCACTCACAGCGCTGCGCAACCTTGCTGTTAGTTTTGTCACCGGCAATATGCCACGACGTTATCGCTTTGTTGGCGGTCGTTCAGAAAAATCGCCAACTCTATCGAAAACCCGTACAGCATTACCAAGTGTCATCGAACGAGAAGATATCGAGCCAATTTCTTACAAACCTAATCCAAACGACAATCAATCCTTAAAACCTGCTACCAGCAAAACGTCTTCAAACCCACCAAGTGCACAAGCTACTAAAACAAGTCAAAAAGCCAAAACTAATGTTGTTGCCCAAACAACTTCGGTTGCTGAAAAACCCATAGCCTCGCGAATTGCTGAAATTGCCCCTAATTTAGCGGCATGCGGTATAGATTTAACTGAGCGTGCCCACGAAGGTCTACTTGATATGGCTATTGGTCGCGACCGCGAAATTGAAGCAGTGATTGATATTTTAGGTAAGCGTCGCGCCAATAACCCGGTTTTAGTTGGTCTACCCGGGGTTGGTAAAACTGCTATTGTAGAAGGACTTGCCGTCAAGATTGCTCGCAATGATAGTGATATTGGCAATTTAAATAACCGGATTATCTTTGCACTTGATACCGGTGCTTTAGTTGCTGGTACTAGTTTACGAGGGGCCTTTTCTGAACGTCTTGGTGCCATAAAAACTGAGGTCGCACAGGCTAATGGTGAAATTGTTGTATTCGTCGACGAATTGCATACATTAATTGGTGCAGGTTCTAGCGGTGAAGGTGCACAAGATGCTGCTAACGAATTAAAAAATGCGCTAGCACGTGGTGAATTTCCTTGTATTGGCGCTACTACCTTTGATGAATATAAAAAGTATATTGAAAAAGATGCCGCTCTTGAGCGTCGTTTCACCCCACTGCAGATCGATGAGCCTTCAATTGATGAAGCTATTTTAATACTTGAAGGTGCTTTAACCCCTTACGCTGACCATCATAATGTTGCTTATAGTCTCGACGCTATTCATGCCGCCGTACAACTTTCGCATCGCTTTATTAACGAACGTAAATTGCCTGATAAAGCATTTGCCGTAATCGATTTGGCCGGTTCACGCGCTAAAAGACGCGGCGCTAATAATGTTGAAAGACTTGATGTTGCACGAGTAGTGCATGAATGGTCAGGAGTACCTCTTGATCGTCTCGCCGAGGCTGATGCTGATCGCTTTGCCCAAGCTGAACAAATCATTGGTGAAAAACTAATCGGTCATAAAGATGTTGTAGCTGCGGTTTGTCGCTCGCTACGACGCGGCTTTGCTGGTTTTAACGGCAAACGCCCTATGGGTAGTTTTTTATTTTTAGGGCCCACCGGGGTTGGCAAAACCGAACTCGTCAAAATTCTTGCCGAATTTCTTTTTGGACAACGAGATGCTTTAGTTCGTGTTGATATGAGTGAATTATCTGAACCCCATTCGGTCGCACGTTTAGTAGGAGCACAGCCTGGTTATGTCGGTTATGAAGAAGGTGGGCAACTTACCGAAGCTTTGCGACGTCGACCTTTTCAAATTGTGCTTTTTGATGAAATAGAAAAAGCCCATCGCGATGTATTGGCCTTATTATTACAGATACTTGATGAAGGCCATTTAACCGACTCGCGTGGCAGACGTATTAGTTTTACCAGCACTTTGGTTATCCTCACTTCTAACTTAGGTTCTGATCAAATCTCTAGTACCGGAAAAACTATTGGGTTTGGCGGTAGCACTTCTAACGCTAAAGAAAACAATAGCATACTTAATGCCGCCAAGCATAATCTGCCACCTGAATTATGGGGTCGACTTGATGAACGTCTAGTATTTAATCCATTAAGCAAACAAGAAGTTCAAAATATTGCTATGCTTATTTTGGCAGAAAGTTCTCGCTCTTTATTTAGCGAGCGCGAGATTACTTTAGAATGGAATGTTGATACTGCTGATTTCTTAATGAGCCATGGCGGCTATACCCCTGAAACCGGGGCACGTGGTATGCGGCAAGCTATTCAACGTTTAGTTGAAACACCTATCGCTGAGAAAATTTTAAGCGGTGAATTAAATAATGGGGATGTAGTGCGGTTATCACTAAATAACAACGCCTTAAATATTGCCCCTATTTCAAAGATAACCACACCACCTAATGAAGCAACACTAGCTTAATTAAGTACACAAGCAGCTAAGTCTTAATCATTAAATGGCCATAAATAATTCGATAAACCTTAGCTAATGCTAGGGCCTTGAAGGTGAGAGTTTTGACCTTCCCATCATAAAAAAAATAAAATTTATCTTCATTACTATCAAATATTGCATTTTTTCGTAGTTTCGCCGATTGTGCGCCAACTTTAAATTAAAACACACATTGTTTTAAAAACATCAAGGAGATGGTTAGCAATGGTAAAAACTCATAAAGTTGCGCTACTTGGAGGGGATGGCACCGGCCCAGAAGTAGCGCGTGAAAGTCAAAAAGTTATCGATGTTGCTGCCAAAAAGTACGGTTTTAAAATCAACTGGCAAGAATTTGACTGGGGTGGTGATCGCTATCTTAAAACTGGCGAAGTATTGCCAGCTGGGGCAGCCGACACTTTACGTCAATTTGACGCCATTTTACTTGGTGCTATTGGGCATCCAGATGTTAAACCTGGTATTTTAGAAAAAGGC of Deltaproteobacteria bacterium contains these proteins:
- a CDS encoding DUF4065 domain-containing protein produces the protein MTNIHDIAAYILQNQGAMSTMKLQRLMYYLQAWHITLRGKPLYQEKILAWAFGPIVYELFKEHHRLFMVSQWPLGDAKKVVENDADFIMAVLSYYGKYNSEKLSEIINSEEPWQQARKAFMIASDSEQIITHEAMQAFYRDQPPPFKL
- a CDS encoding CapA family protein — its product is MTIKKIIKTLIFACAYAFGFLSLQIANATPGTYQKNNVVIAQAGQKNDKAKVEVLDSRFRGNDGKNEGGNDKENVCDKNSVRKNEEDIQKQPFMITAVGDVQLGRAWPEAKAALPPDGPNTILQFVRELLINDGLTFGNLETALADSGDSNKCRRGSKVCYAFRAPSSYAATLGANGFEVMSNANNHAGDFGEAGRQATREALTKANIVWAAGVDEIASFTHQGRRVVLIAFGYGANMNQVQNIEAAIALVTRARQNHDIVIVSMHVGAEGSRANHVTKKREIFLGEDRGNSYAFAHAVIDAGAHLVIGHGPHVLRAFEIYRGHLIAYSLGNFSAWYSFNLSGPLGISGILQAQLDKDGKLLTAQLLPVSLDGGGIPKPDPQKRAIKIIRQLSQADFGNPVIDENGLFKP
- a CDS encoding type II toxin-antitoxin system Phd/YefM family antitoxin, with product MVYRANIHEAKTHFSKLLERAHSGDEVIVAKSGRDYARIVPINSNIDRRPGTFKGQIKGDITGPITNDDESNWG
- a CDS encoding ATP-dependent Clp protease ATP-binding subunit, producing the protein MHESSDTVRAFMEAEDIARRAAQPPSSVHLLLALFTFPNRAQVLLEERGLDEDLILREIRVLEDEPRGSLSQLRERAKEIARGTSSKDVDCLHILIALTRMRDSFAYHLLERTNTSLTALRNLAVSFVTGNMPRRYRFVGGRSEKSPTLSKTRTALPSVIEREDIEPISYKPNPNDNQSLKPATSKTSSNPPSAQATKTSQKAKTNVVAQTTSVAEKPIASRIAEIAPNLAACGIDLTERAHEGLLDMAIGRDREIEAVIDILGKRRANNPVLVGLPGVGKTAIVEGLAVKIARNDSDIGNLNNRIIFALDTGALVAGTSLRGAFSERLGAIKTEVAQANGEIVVFVDELHTLIGAGSSGEGAQDAANELKNALARGEFPCIGATTFDEYKKYIEKDAALERRFTPLQIDEPSIDEAILILEGALTPYADHHNVAYSLDAIHAAVQLSHRFINERKLPDKAFAVIDLAGSRAKRRGANNVERLDVARVVHEWSGVPLDRLAEADADRFAQAEQIIGEKLIGHKDVVAAVCRSLRRGFAGFNGKRPMGSFLFLGPTGVGKTELVKILAEFLFGQRDALVRVDMSELSEPHSVARLVGAQPGYVGYEEGGQLTEALRRRPFQIVLFDEIEKAHRDVLALLLQILDEGHLTDSRGRRISFTSTLVILTSNLGSDQISSTGKTIGFGGSTSNAKENNSILNAAKHNLPPELWGRLDERLVFNPLSKQEVQNIAMLILAESSRSLFSEREITLEWNVDTADFLMSHGGYTPETGARGMRQAIQRLVETPIAEKILSGELNNGDVVRLSLNNNALNIAPISKITTPPNEATLA
- a CDS encoding type II toxin-antitoxin system VapC family toxin is translated as MNQIYLLDTHALLWWINDDKNLSRRAKAIILEIQNIILVSTATLWEIAIKQRKGKLIGCEEYLNRYPALHKTWGFNSLDIRPEHAVRAGLLPTEHGDPFDRMLIAQSQLANATLITCDPEIRELHPNCLW